The genomic segment tttttattttttccgtaaaaaaataatatgcaggCTTTGTCGAtatattttctagtaaaaacTTTAATTGTGAGGTGAGAGTTATTGCatctatttataaatattaaaaatatattaatgctaactaaaaactaaatcagtaaattaaaagatatatgtgtgttaaaatatatgatcTAATTAGTGACACATGAAgccctttaaatttttaatttaattatatgaaaatatttttttatatgaataatgatTTAAATTCCATTGAGATGAAATAATTTGCCATTATaagttctccttttctttttaatatttttcaaattttttttttcttgtttcatgttttttatttaataaaaatcaaaagcaaacatAACgagtatttataaaaaattgaacagtttgaaataaagataaaaaaaatatctctttaattaaaactcattttatcttgttaatgccttccatttttcttaggtattttttaaagatgatatttatttgtatacattataatcataaaaaattaataaaaagaataatattatgataatgttgacctaaatatattaaaaaaaatataaaaataatattgtcgATGAAAACTTGTTGGTTGTATTGTTATTAATCCCAATTATGGCGACAGGAAAACCTGTACACCATTAGACCTTGTTAGATATGTGGTTTATAGTAAATTAATTAAGGGTTAATCTGATGTAATcttgtttatttgatttattttttaattttgtgtcaCTGGCTTGATTATCAAAAAGGCCGAGAAAAGCCACAATCATTCCTCTGTTGCTCAGAGCCAAAGCCCAGTATCAAAAACCACGCTTGCAAGTCCATGTTAAAAGTGAAAAACTTGGCCCAGTAAATCCTTCGCTCCATATGGTTTCAGAGAGGGCAGACTCTGCACGAGTCGTCGTCGTTTTACGTTTTTTCTTCTCACAATCTCAAAACAGGAACAAAGAGAAGAAGGCTGTGCAAAAATTCTCCTCAGATCTCCAGTGAAGCAAAGAACTCCTTGCCTGGAATcacaaagaagaaaaggaaaagcaaaTCATCAAACGTGTTAGTacgtatataaaaaaagatgctGCCTACAACATCGAAAGGGCGTGCATCATCGTCCTCCACCTCTCGAGTTAACTCCTCCACTTTCCCTCAATACCTCCGTCGAATTATCAAggtcctctcctctcctctctcaagaTCTGACTTCCTTGTTGATATTTCTCATTTTTACTCCATCCAATTCTCAAAATTCACCTTCTCAATTATTAATTGCTTTCACAAATTGTGAATTTCCTCAGTGAATTGTGTGATCTCGCTGCTAGTTATTAAATATGGTTGCAATGACGTATGCCTCATCCAAGAGTCTTTAATGACTCGGtactttttcttattaatgatttttttggggTACCTAATTGCGAGTTTAGGAGGATTCATTCTGTAGTTTTTGGTGCTCGTCAATGTTACGGAGAAATCTGCTCATGCATCGTAGAATTTTGATGTTGATATCTGCTTTGATGATGCCTAAAGTGTGGATTTTGGCATTTACAAACCCTTGTCTTTTGCTGTGCATTACAGTGGCAACAAATGGACATTGAATACACTTTCTGGCAAATGCTTTACTTGTGCACCTCACCGAAAGTTGTGTAAGTTTGCTTCACCTGAACTTACTCGCTACTGTCATTGCTGTTATGAGTATGATTAGgattatgttatctttttattgGTGTATAGTTGGAAAGATGAGTGTTGAATCAGACAGAACCATAAGGGCTTGGAGCATTGAGACTGTTAtaccatctttctttctttcttttattttttttatttttaaattttctgcaAAACTTGCATGTAGAAGGGGAAAACCTTTACTTTTAACATTGGCTCAAACCTTGGATTAAgttgtttataattattttgtttactttctagGTGGGAAGTTTCTAATTGAGTTATTATGTTTTGCATGCAGCTATCAGCATACTAAGTTTCACAAACGTAAGTTCATCTCCAAGTAaagaatcttttattttttcacttgatGGTTGGCTACTAGAAACTGTTGCTTTCCTGTGGTACATGGTTATTTGGAAATCAGAAAATCTTAttgactattttttaataatttttttgtagtttatCCCCCGTGTTTTGATCGAAAACCACTGGTTATATTTTTTgcaccaaaattttaaaatgcagTGTTGCATGATAATCTGATGCCTTGGATGTTCTATTTGATTGTCTTTCTGGTTGAATTTTATCGAGCACTCATTGGAGGTCTCGAACTATGAAATTTTCTTTAGAAAATTACATgcactttgaaaaaaatttacttttacttttttttttcctctccagaAACTAAGAATCAATGGGCACGTGATGACCCTGCTTTTGTTGTTATCTCCAGCCTCCTTTTGGCAGTCGCAGCTTTGGCTTATTGTGCTGCGTAAGTTTCCTGTCTTTAGGAACCTCTCCTGATTGACTGTTATAATgatggtaaaaataataattgacttTCAAGCTCTCATCCTTTTTTTAACGAGAGACCTTTCAGGACATCCTttgtttggattattttgaaatttaagcCTGCAGTTGTTAATTATGAGTATGCATGCTGAGACAATGCTCTTGGATGTCTAACTTCTTCCAAGTTTGGTAATGCTGCACATGCATGATTAGGCTGCATTTTGAATTTCGAACTTCCAAGTTGGCAATGTTATGGAAAAAACTTTTTAGTGCATTTCATTTTTCTAGCCCTCGTTACTTAtagattgttttgttttctattgctGCATTCAATGAGTTATTAGAATGTTCCCTCCAGATTAAATCTTTGTTTGTCTCTTATTTTCATTTCAGGTATGACCACAGTGCTGGGCATGCTGTTTTTGTAGTCATTTCTGTattactttttcattttttaattactggAGCTGGTCTGGCTACATGTTGTTGGTAAGAACCACTCTCCACCTTATAGTAAATATGTGCTTATCTTATTTTTCAGCTCTCCCAATATTTGATTGCccttattaataaattaaatgaccGTGTAAATGCAAATTTggcattttaataaatatatcttttttgtcTTTAATAATCCGCACTTCCTATGTTGCCGCCAATGCCACAGGCCTTGCACATGATATTTAGTTGGTGAATTATATCTTGTTAATTGAAGCCAATGAAAGAATCGACTTTTACATGTGTGAAACTACAACGGAGTGAGAAGAGATTTTGTACCATTAGTAATATAATGCTTTGTGTATAATTAGATAATTGAGATACTTGTTCTGAAATCTGAAACTTGTAAAGCcttcaattcatcaaaatattgttttaccaCCTGGAGATGACATTAATTGCCTTGGTGATGCTTTCCCTTTATGTAAGAATTTAATCCTAGATAAAGAAACTAATTCTGGATTTCTTTTGTTgatgcttttttctttctttcttcattcaTAATTAGATCTTTCACTTCTTGATTTCCTTCCCCTGCTTGTGTGATTAGATCTCGAACATGGATGCTACATCATGCTTGCCTAATAGTGATTCCATTTCTCAATTCCATACAGGTTCCTAACTAATGCTTACCTTCGGGAGGAGGCTCCAAATAGTCATGTTGTTGAGCAACGGGTTGAATGGCAAGTCTAGAACTTCATGCTCTGGGTTGTTTTAGAAATATGTTCTTAACAGGTGTATGCATGTGAAATGTTTGCAAATCATTATAGATTTGTCCATTTCTGTCTCTGATGTTTTATAGATGCTATTTATCTCGCTTGTATTCCTCATTAATAACGCTTAGTGCTGACCCCTTTTGTCATTCTGCTTTCTGGTTGAAGGCTATATGCGTTTGATGTGCACTGCAATTCTTTCTTCCCAATGTTTGTCATGCTTTATGGTAAGTGCTATGTTAATATATGTTTCAGCTTTTAGTTCTTGAATCTCAGTTTATGCTACCACAGTATTACTAATGTCCTGGTTTTGTTGCAGTTATACATTATTTCCTGTCACCCCTTCTAGTTGCCCATGGTTTCATACCTGTATTGCTGTCGAACCTGCTGTTCATGGTGGCAGCCTCGTACTATCATTACCTCAACTTTTTAGGCTATTATGGTGAGCTAAATTTTCATAGTATCTGATTTAATGCTTTTCTGAACAGTTTTTTTCCTACAAAAGATCACTAGCATGCAAATTATTTAGAGATAACTTCAAGGTCTTGGATGAATTGGTATCCATGTCATTACCTCAATTAAGTGTTTCGAGCAGCATTTTGGACCTAGATTGAACTGGAATGCTAAACCTGTTTCCTTAAAGCATCATCTTTTCCTGGTCTGAGTTAGAGCTTCTACCTGTTCTTGATATAAGCCTGAGTTGGACTGTATTGACCTGGTCAGACTGATTACCCAGTTGGAAACCCTTGTTGAACTGCTGGAATTTCACCTTGTTGTTTTCAAGATTCATCATTGCATATTCTCTTGGAGCCTTGATCCAAGGCTGTTGCACAAACACTGGTATTAAACATGATGACACTATTGTCAAGGATGTTTCGATGTAATCAcatcatgtgtttttttatgaaataaatgaCCTATGAGATATTCTTATCATTTGTAATAGTGTAATAAACCGCACAAATGCtgtacataaataataaaagagttaaatgatagaaaataaaaattgcgcTTAACTTTTTTGCATGAAAGATAGTTTTTAGGCGCCCATGAATGGCATTTAGGATATAGGTTTAGTTGAATAAGTTGACACCAAAAGATCCATAGTATATATCTACTCCAGTATGATCCTGGATGAGGTTCTGACACCTTGCCTCTTGTTCTTTCTGGTTCAATCACTGGATCGGTTTTTGAAACACTGGGTCTTAGTGGCAGGAGCTCACTGCCAGAAATCCAGTGATTCTTTTCCGCttccagaaaacaaaagaaagtccTTGCTGAAGGGTTGCTAAACATGTTCAGTTGAAAGTTTTGCCTGGATATGGGTTCCAAACTTGgatggctattttttttttttttgcagtaaTGATACAGCTGCTGATAACCTTAATCAATTAAGGTACTGATAACATGTCTTTAAATTATTGCAGTGTTGCCCTTCCTGGAGAGAACAACATTTTTCCTCTATCCAATCGGTCTTGTCATTGTCCTATCTCCTATTTGTAAGTACCTGAGTGCAATTTCTCACTGGACCTTGGTATCAGGTTGTTTTGTATCTCAACCTCTTAGTTCTTTCAACATTGCAGTGATTTTAAGTGGCTTCAATCCTTCAAGATATTTAATGAATGTGTACTTTAGTCAAAGGGTGTGATTTACTAAGCTAACACCTCGGGGGGCACATCTACGTGATGGGATATAGTTCAGAGACTGCATCAACAATGGGTTGGCCATAATTTCTTCACGTACATGTAGTAAAAGTGACGGAGGATTGCAAAATGAAGATCTTTGTAGCTTTCTTGTAGGCCTTTTCCCATTGCAAGTGGAAATCAAACCGATTGAAGGCAGGGTAGAATCGTTCTTTTTTTGACAGTCAATATCATTGTTCAAGCGGATCTATTATTGAATGTAATGATTTGCAGATGTCTTTTATCTGGGAACGTGAATATGATAGATCCCTTTTCACGATGTAAATTGTATGCATCTTCTGCATCCTCCAACTGGGGCCGAGTAGCTGGATGTTATCATCAAAATGAAATCCATAATGTGATAGCCATTACTCTTGGCGCTGGCATATTTGATAAATGTTGCTGGGTAGTAGCTGCGGTGGATATTCTTTGTGCCATCTATTCCAATAATTCTCAGAGTTTTTGGCACACATAAGAGTGTTCTTCGCTGTTCGTAAGCACTAAAAAATAGCGCTATAAACTCATTAATGATTACCCAAGGATTCATAATGATTGTCGTGCTGCCTAGTTGCCATTTCGATCACATCGCGAGGTTGACAAATTTGGTCGCTTAGGTGGATGGGGTCAATATGTAAAGGGTTGCGTGTAGTGGTTGTTTTCAACCACTTCGTGTTTTcccaatgaagaaaaaaaagtctacAAAATGTCAATGCTGCATTATGTTTCATCCGTAATAAGGTAAAGTTTGAAAGACAATTCAATACTATCAATGGATCATTTATCCTTGCGCTGCGGAACTGTAATGATTTTAGCTGGTTGTTTGATTATTCATACataatcaattatttaataatttgattatattattataatcttatttaTGTGTTATTGCATATTTACATGTATTATTCCTGTTTGTCTGAACATAAATAACAATAGATCACGTGTTCATGAAAAATGCTAAATccattttttgcaattttagaCGTGAAATCTAATCAAAATCCATTGAATCTAGCAAGATCTAAATGAAATAATTGACAGAAATAACCCAGCACAATAATAGAGTATTTATTTGTCAAAAACAAAGGCAAACAACAAcccattaaacttaaaaaactgaaaattaactaaaatcCAATCCCATTGCACCAACCTAACACTCTCCCAACAATCATCAAGCAACCGGGAACATTATAGGTAAGCCTTGCATTTAATAGCTAACCCTACCACATTCAACAAACCAGAAGAATGAGAGCCCACCAAACACCTATTGACCAGCCACAACTCAGCAACTCAAGCCAATTCAAAACCCCACAAACCACCTAGATCCATGAAGTCAAGACGGTGCCCCTCTTGGACAGTGCCATCAGCAAACCTAACCCTGAAGCCTCTCCCAAACCCAAAGATGCACTCAGCCGAGAACTAACATCCCAAAAACCCCCTCTCATGGAAAGAAACTAACATGCAATCAGATCCCCAGTAACCCCAACTTCGCTCGAGAACACAAAACGAATCCAGCTCTTCACGTGAGAAGAATTGCTTCAATCCATGGTGTATACACTCAGTAGCCATAGTAATTGACTGAGggccttaagttttttttttttttaaatatgaataatatttttgttcaagGACTAAGCTTGATGCCAGCAACATCGACAGTAAATCTGTATCTCGCATCATTTTTCTCGAGCCTCTCGAATGCCATGTTGATATAATCCATTTTGATCACTTCAATCATGGAGGTCAATCCCTTTTCCTTGCAGAACTCAAGCATCTCCTCTGTTTCCTTCATGCTCCCTATGAAGCTCCCAGTGATTGACTTTCTCCCTACACAAAAAATTGCATAAGAAGAGAAAGCACCTTATCAGGGATTATGGATTATAACAAATCTTTTCCTGATATCttcttaaatgaaaattaagtaGAAAACACATAACTAATCTTTAAAGTAAATGGAAAGAGACTCACCACCAAGCATAACCATAGGTGTAACAAACTGCAATGGGGCATTAATAACACCCATCAAGATCAACTTGCCATCAAGTTTCAATAAAGAAAGGTAAGGCTAAAGAGGATGAACCACAGGCACAGTATCGATGATAGATAGTCGAGTGAATCAGCTGCCTTTTGCATGCCTTCCCCATCCGAGCTGACCAAGTATTCATCAGCACCAAGATGTTCCAAAGCCTCCTCCCTCTTCTTATCAGAAGAACTAATCACAGTTACATGATGTACCATTGCCTTTGCTATCTTCACTCCCATGTGTCCTCCTCCTCCAAGTCCTAAAATCCCTCCTCTTAGCTCACTGTGTTTCAATCCAAAGTGTTTAAGTGGGCTGTAAACTTTCAATCCAGCGCACAATACCGGTGCTGCTTGTTCTGGTGACATCCTGTTGGGAATTTTCTCCACAAATCTATGGAAAATATCgaattttatcaaaacaagcaCAAGTTTTgcttaatcaataaatttagctagaaaattataaaattactgcagttttaaataaatatcataatatttaattttaaaattatttattattgttatcgtatcatttaataaaaaataattaaaaaaataaagttgttaaatTTAGAAATTCAATGGAGTCTATATACAAGTCATAGAATAAACGAGTTATGCCGTGAAActtgaataaatttaatatattatcattttaatattaaaaaaacatattatcttAAATTTTCTATTAAAACCAAAACATTTTGATCAATTATCTAGTCTAGGTTACcttgaactttttttattttcatgttcttctttttttgattccACCAGTAACATAGCTGAGACAGTAAACTAGTTACAAACCAAGCTGTATCGGGTATTTTAACAATTTTGCcaagatattaattaaatactacCAGCTAACGAGGACTTAGTATCTTTTCCTCTGCtcaagaa from the Populus nigra chromosome 1, ddPopNigr1.1, whole genome shotgun sequence genome contains:
- the LOC133691537 gene encoding uncharacterized protein LOC133691537, which encodes MLPTTSKGRASSSSTSRVNSSTFPQYLRRIIKWQQMDIEYTFWQMLYLCTSPKVVYQHTKFHKQTKNQWARDDPAFVVISSLLLAVAALAYCAAYDHSAGHAVFVVISVLLFHFLITGAGLATCCWFLTNAYLREEAPNSHVVEQRVEWLYAFDVHCNSFFPMFVMLYVIHYFLSPLLVAHGFIPVLLSNLLFMVAASYYHYLNFLGYYVLPFLERTTFFLYPIGLVIVLSPILILSGFNPSRYLMNVYFSQRV